A DNA window from Zingiber officinale cultivar Zhangliang chromosome 3A, Zo_v1.1, whole genome shotgun sequence contains the following coding sequences:
- the LOC122051978 gene encoding putative gamma-glutamylcyclotransferase At3g02910, with amino-acid sequence MSAGCYGGYLRSNSSVDPTMVAQGVHTDGRFVFTYGTLKRGFSNHCLIQDLIRAGDASFVGSSLTVGRLPLVCGPYRVPFLLNFPGEGERVAGELYAVSPRGLTRMDELEGTLRGHYERLPISVAVLGDPHSAEAEVAAEAYYAHPSYASELWRRNGKRGYKVYSEKEATGYVKRMDRPQDISFLDQIRLFVASSRS; translated from the coding sequence ATGTCTGCTGGGTGCTACGGCGGCTACCTCAGATCGAATAGCTCCGTTGATCCAACCATGGTCGCGCAAGGAGTTCATACGGACGGGCGCTTCGTCTTCACCTACGGTACGCTCAAGCGCGGTTTCTCCAACCATTGCCTCATCCAAGATCTGATCCGCGCCGGCGACGCCTCCTTCGTCGGCTCCTCCCTCACCGTCGGCCGTCTCCCCCTAGTCTGTGGCCCCTACCGCGTTCCTTTCCTCCTCAACTTCCCCGGCGAGGGCGAGCGCGTGGCCGGCGAGCTCTACGCCGTGTCGCCGCGCGGCCTCACCCGGATGGACGAGCTCGAGGGCACCCTGCGCGGCCACTACGAGCGCCTCCCGATCTCTGTCGCCGTCCTCGGAGATCCCCACTCCGCGGAAGCGGAGGTGGCCGCCGAGGCGTACTACGCGCACCCGAGCTACGCTAGCGAGCTGTGGCGGCGCAATGGCAAGAGGGGATACAAGGTGTACTCGGAGAAGGAGGCCACGGGGTACGTGAAGCGGATGGATCGACCACAAGACATCTCCTTCCTCGACCAGATCCGGCTCTTCGTCGCCTCGTCCAGGTCTTAA
- the LOC122050465 gene encoding uncharacterized protein LOC122050465, with amino-acid sequence MENQAADELAKLASSITPIDAQQAIEQSNGQAEVTNREVLRILRVRLDHLGGSWVDELPGILWALRTTPKEGTGVMSFHLVYGGEAVVPVEVRIESDRVQNYDADNTERRQLELDLVDEAQAKAAIRLMTYRQRMKQNCNRRVIPRAFQADDLLWKKVKLVGDVSKLEAPWVGPFKVVEKLRSGVYYLEDQDGRRLE; translated from the exons ATGGAGAACCAGGCGGCGGACGAATTAGCTAAACTTGCAAGTTCGATAACACCGATCGACGCTCAACAAGCAATCGAGCAG AGCAACGGACAAGCCGAAGTCACCAACCGGGAAGTTCTTCGAATTCTAAGGGTTCGGCTCGACCACCTCGGGGGCAGTTGGGTAGATGAACTCCCTGGCATCCTATGGGCACTCcgcacgactcctaaggaaggaaccgGGGTCATGTCGTTCCACCTGGTGTACGGAGGAGAGGCTGTCGTTCCAGTAGAGGTCAGGATCGAGTCCGATCGAGTCCAGAACTACGACGCGGACAACACCGAACGGAGGCAGCTAGAGCTGGATCTGGTAGATGAAGCACAAGCTAAAGCAGCTATTCGGCTAATGacgtaccggcagagaatgaagcaaaatTGCAATAGGCGagtaatccccagagcattccaagCTGACGATCTattatggaagaaggtgaagctagTCGGTGATGTGAGCAAGCTGGAAGCGCCCTGGGTGggacccttcaaagtcgtcgagaagcttcGATCGGGGGTCTACTACCTTGAAGATCAAGACGGACGACGGCTGGAATGA